A genomic window from Salvia splendens isolate huo1 chromosome 11, SspV2, whole genome shotgun sequence includes:
- the LOC121754317 gene encoding zinc finger protein ZAT4-like — MGEVEEEQRYVCRICSKSCVSGKSLGGHMRVHLSQIAASKKAAAQEKLVGIKMVCDDEDDDDDHQLNQSISEEVEELGDGGDQSNASYELRENPKKSWRISDPKHAKAANSCRECGKEFASLRALSGHMRCHSIKNKKEVHSCKECGRGFDSMRAMFGHMKSHSTKRGMVKVPSVVESGESLSDFCPIRRKRSRIKYKGTVNVDVSHCGVSDLEEAEEAARCLVMLSRGVGSFFKLDSNAEDSDDDSAYFGGVVANASYVEKNVSEFDDDDDEMLRVEKGMKVDLVCDDEFLEHGIGSSNGSDDGDDESCFENENLELIEGFEEKKHSEGRLLLCADSNHDRCGGEMESSKGKERECPICFKVFASGQALGGHKRAHYNGVVEGKNREMLDLNFPVPADSGSLSSWFAERSRGHEAMLLTT, encoded by the coding sequence ATGGGAGAAGTTGAAGAGGAGCAGAGATATGTGTGCAGAATCTGCAGCAAAAGCTGCGTTAGCGGGAAGTCATTGGGAGGCCACATGAGGGTTCATTTATCCCAAATTGCAGCTTCCAAAAAAGCAGCTGCTCAAGAAAAACTAGTTGGGATCAAGATGGTGTgcgatgatgaagatgatgatgatgatcatCAGCTCAATCAATCCATCAGTGAAGAAGTGGAAGAATTGGGAGATGGTGGTGATCAGAGCAATGCCAGCTACGAGCTGAGGGAGAATCCGAAGAAATCTTGGAGGATTTCTGATCCCAAACACGCAAAGGCTGCGAATTCCTGCAGGGAATGCGGCAAGGAATTCGCGTCGTTGAGGGCTCTCTCGGGCCACATGAGGTGCCATTCGATCAAGAACAAGAAGGAGGTGCATTCGTGCAAGGAATGCGGTAGAGGGTTCGACTCGATGAGGGCCATGTTTGGTCACATGAAGAGCCATTCTACTAAGAGAGGGATGGTGAAGGTGCCTAGTGTTGTTGAGTCTGGTGAGAGTTTGTCGGACTTCTGCCCGATTCGGAGGAAGAGATCCAGGATTAAGTACAAAGGCACTGTCAATGTGGATGTGTCTCATTGTGGAGTCTCTGATCTTGAGGAGGCAGAGGAAGCTGCTAGGTGCTTGGTGATGCTCTCTAGGGGTGTGGGGAGTTTCTTCAAGCTTGACTCGAATGCAGAGGATTCTGATGATGATTCTGCCTACTTTGGAGGTGTTGTTGCTAATGCCTCATATGTTGAGAAAAATGTATCTgaatttgatgatgatgatgatgagatgCTTAGGGTTGAAAAGGGAATGAAGGTGGATCTTGTGTGTGATGATGAATTCTTGGAACATGGTATAGGCAGCAGCAATGGAAgtgatgatggtgatgatgaaTCTTGTTTTGAGAATGAAAATCTTGAATTGATTGAGGGTTTTGAGGAGAAGAAGCATAGTGAAGGTAGATTGTTGTTATGTGCTGATTCGAATCATGATCGATGTGGTGGAGAGATGGAGTCGAGCAAAGGGAAGGAGCGCGAGTGCCCTATATGCTTCAAGGTTTTTGCTTCGGGTCAAGCCCTAGGTGGCCACAAGAGGGCTCACTACAATGGAGTCGTTGAAGGCAAGAATCGCGAGATGTTGGACCTCAACTTCCCGGTTCCTGCTGATTCAGGCAGCCTCAGCTCATGGTTCGCTGAAAGGAGCCGCGGGCACGAGGCTATGCTGCTCACTACTTGA
- the LOC121754923 gene encoding UDP-glucose 6-dehydrogenase 1-like — protein sequence MVKICCIGAGYVGGPTMAVIAYKCPNIQVTVVDISVPRISGWNSDQLPIYEPGLDDVVKHCRGKNLFFSTDVDKHVFEADIVFVSVNTPTKTSGLGAGKAADLTYWESAARMIADVSKSDKIVVEKSTVPVKTAEAIEKILTHNSKGINYQILSNPEFLAEGTAIQDLFNPDRVLIGGRETPEGFKAVKALKEVYAHWVPEDRILTTNLWSAELSKLAANAFLAQRISSVNAMSALCEATGADVTQVAYAIGTDSRIGPKFLNASVGFGGSCFQKDILNLVYICECNGIPEVAEYWKQVIKINDYQKNRFVNRLVSSMFNTVANKKVAILGFAFKKDTGDTRETPAIDVCQGLLGDKAQLSIYDPQVTEEQVQRDLSMNKFDWDHPLHLQPVSPTTKKKVQCVWDAYEATREAHAVCILTEWDEFKKLDYQRIYDNMQKPAFVFDGRNVVDANKMREIGFIVYSIGKPLDAWLKDMPAVA from the coding sequence ATGGTGAAGATATGCTGTATTGGGGCAGGATATGTAGGAGGCCCTACCATGGCCGTGATTGCTTACAAGTGTCCTAATATCCAAGTTACCGTAGTTGACATTTCAGTTCCTCGTATCAGCGGGTGGAATAGCGATCAGCTTCCCATCTACGAGCCAGGGCTCGATGATGTGGTGAAGCACTGCCGTGGCAAGAATCTCTTCTTCAGCACAGATGTTGACAAACACGTCTTTGAGGCCGACATAGTCTTTGTCTCGGTTAACACTCCTACCAAGACCAGTGGTCTTGGAGCTGGCAAAGCTGCAGACTTGACTTACTGGGAGAGTGCAGCCCGCATGATCGCTGATGTGTCGAAATCCGACAAGATCGTGGTTGAGAAGTCCACGGTTCCTGTCAAAACTGCTGAGGCCATTGAAAAAATCCTGACTCACAACAGCAAGGGAATAAACTACCAGATCCTTTCGAACCCGGAGTTTCTCGCTGAAGGGACTGCAATTCAAGACCTTTTCAACCCAGACAGGGTCCTCATCGGAGGCCGGGAGACCCCAGAAGGGTTCAAGGCTGTTAAAGCATTGAAGGAGGTTTATGCCCATTGGGTTCCCGAAGATCGCATTCTCACCACCAATTTGTGGTCTGCAGAGCTGTCGAAGCTGGCTGCCAACGCGTTCTTGGCACAGAGAATCTCATCCGTCAACGCCATGTCTGCTCTGTGTGAGGCCACCGGAGCAGATGTTACCCAAGTGGCATATGCTATTGGGACCGACTCAAGAATCGGCCCAAAGTTCCTCAACGCAAGTGTGGGATTTGGCGGATCCTGCTTCCAGAAAGACATCCTCAACCTGGTCTACATCTGCGAATGCAACGGCATTCCTGAGGTTGCGGAATACTGGAAGCAAGTCATCAAGATCAACGACTATCAGAAGAACCGCTTTGTCAACCGCTTGGTCTCGTCCATGTTCAACACGGTGGCCAACAAGAAAGTGGCCATCTTGGGCTTTGCCTTCAAGAAGGACACCGGTGACACGAGAGAGACTCCCGCCATCGACGTCTGCCAGGGGCTTCTCGGCGACAAGGCACAGCTGAGCATCTACGACCCTCAGGTGACGGAGGAGCAGGTCCAGCGGGACCTCTCGATGAACAAGTTCGACTGGGACCACCCCCTGCACCTACAGCCGGTGAGCCCCACCACGAAGAAGAAGGTGCAGTGTGTGTGGGACGCGTATGAGGCGACCAGGGAGGCGCACGCGGTCTGCATCCTGACGGAGTGGGACGAGTTCAAGAAGCTCGATTACCAGAGGATATACGACAACATGCAGAAGCCGGCGTTTGTGTTTGATGGGAGGAACGTGGTGGATGCGAATAAGATGAGGGAAATCGGTTTCATTGTTTACTCGATCGGGAAGCCGCTGGATGCGTGGCTCAAGGACATGCCCGCTGTTGCATAA